TGGTGTTGTTGAACGTGGAGAAGATGTGAACCACTCCGTAGTTGATGTTCTTTTTTTCCTTGCGCTTGCCTCGGCGCTGGACTCGCTTGGCCAACTGCGTCTACCTCCTTGTCCTCCGCTACTTACCGGCCTTTTTCTTGTTGGCCACGGTCCGGCGGGGTCCTTTACGGGTGCGGGCATTCGTCTTCGTCCGCTGACCGCGCACCGTGAGCCCCAGTTTGTGGCGAAGTCCGCGGTAGCAGCCGATCTCGACGAGACGTTTGATGTTCATCGTGACCTCCCGACGGAGGTCGCCCTCGACGAGATGATTGTTCTGGACTTCGTTGCGAAGCGCCTGAACTTCGTCGTCGGTGAGATCTTTGACCCGGGTGTCGGGGCTCACGCCCGTCAGGGCCAGGACCTTGCGCGACGTCGAAATGCCGATGCCGAAAATATAGGTCAGGCCATATTCGATCCGTTTGTCGCGAGGAAGTTCCACGCCTGCGATTC
The DNA window shown above is from Aminithiophilus ramosus and carries:
- the rpsM gene encoding 30S ribosomal protein S13, which translates into the protein MARIAGVELPRDKRIEYGLTYIFGIGISTSRKVLALTGVSPDTRVKDLTDDEVQALRNEVQNNHLVEGDLRREVTMNIKRLVEIGCYRGLRHKLGLTVRGQRTKTNARTRKGPRRTVANKKKAGK